A stretch of the Desulfuromonadaceae bacterium genome encodes the following:
- a CDS encoding YbbR-like domain-containing protein, whose product MVKIIMENWFLKLLSLTFAVILWFFVMGEQRLEQGYSASLQLRNIPKGLMIANDVPSTIDVRISGPRTLLMNLKPSEVRLSVDLTGLKAGVTSFKRLEEQLNLPTALKVTRLSPPVIDVRLEAIQKKIIPVRVILKGELPAVANIGGVYPNPAQVEIEGAKSELKKINEAVTDPVEIDGAMADVETSVALIPLGQYVSFSQKQNIQVKVAIIVDTDGPPSAQEEKHGE is encoded by the coding sequence ATGGTCAAGATCATCATGGAAAACTGGTTCTTAAAACTGTTGTCGTTAACTTTCGCGGTAATTCTGTGGTTTTTTGTTATGGGTGAGCAACGGCTGGAACAGGGTTATTCTGCTTCATTGCAATTGCGGAATATACCCAAGGGGCTGATGATTGCCAATGATGTGCCGAGCACCATCGATGTGCGGATCAGTGGTCCACGAACGCTGCTGATGAATCTGAAGCCGTCTGAGGTCAGGCTGTCCGTCGATCTCACCGGACTGAAAGCGGGAGTGACCTCGTTTAAGCGTCTTGAGGAACAGTTGAATCTGCCTACGGCATTGAAGGTGACGCGGTTGTCTCCCCCGGTGATTGATGTCAGGCTGGAGGCGATCCAGAAAAAAATCATTCCGGTTCGCGTTATTTTAAAGGGTGAACTGCCGGCTGTGGCAAACATTGGTGGAGTTTATCCGAACCCGGCACAGGTAGAAATTGAAGGTGCGAAAAGTGAACTAAAAAAGATCAATGAGGCGGTCACTGATCCGGTTGAGATTGACGGTGCAATGGCGGATGTTGAGACTTCTGTCGCCTTGATTCCGCTTGGGCAATACGTTTCTTTTTCACAAAAGCAGAATATTCAGGTGAAAGTTGCGATCATTGTCGATACCGATGGCCCGCCATCTGCACAGGAGGAGAAGCACGGGGAATGA
- the acpS gene encoding holo-ACP synthase: MAIAGIGTDIVRVERFREFLKMGKTGIIERIFTTDERAYALGKKDPATHLSARFAAKEAFLKALGLGLREGVQWRDIEVRNDALGKPSLFFGGRAAEILAERKLGNVQLSYSHEREYAVAMVTVEMV; the protein is encoded by the coding sequence ATGGCTATCGCCGGGATAGGCACTGACATTGTCCGGGTCGAACGCTTTCGGGAATTTCTCAAAATGGGAAAAACCGGCATCATTGAGCGCATTTTTACCACGGATGAACGGGCCTACGCTTTAGGAAAGAAAGATCCTGCGACGCACCTGTCGGCACGCTTTGCGGCGAAAGAGGCCTTCCTTAAAGCCCTTGGTCTTGGCCTGCGCGAAGGGGTTCAGTGGCGCGATATTGAGGTGCGTAACGATGCCCTTGGCAAGCCGTCATTGTTTTTTGGCGGCCGGGCCGCAGAAATTCTTGCTGAGCGCAAGCTGGGCAACGTCCAGTTGAGTTACAGTCATGAACGTGAATATGCGGTGGCGATGGTGACGGTGGAGATGGTATGA
- the folP gene encoding dihydropteroate synthase: MTFATRLLKVADDAAARDELKTLGVDPVGIERMTAKMLLRLVKIDRVPCRAANILKQEMLALGGDTAVARGTVACSLPTTDVILIGTLKQLELLARRLGVQPFGLADLGQELIQLLAWLDKPATLLRGRTVELDLSRPRIMGILNATPDSFSDGGRYNRVDAALMRAGEMVAEGADLIDVGGESTRPGALAVSVEEELDRVIPIIEALHAEFALPLSIDTSKSGVAVAATTAGVEFVNDISGLQFDAQMAKVVAASSAGLILMHTRGRPETMQHDTKYPDLLGQVISGLRDSLSRALAAGVQVERIAVDPGIGFGKDVAGNLELLRHLDELHSLGRPLLLGTSRKSFIGTILGEDDPVQRLYGSLATVALAVAAGVRLLRVHDVRASREAALTAWAVVSGQRP; encoded by the coding sequence ATGACGTTCGCCACCCGTTTGCTGAAGGTTGCCGACGACGCCGCAGCGCGAGATGAACTGAAGACGCTCGGCGTCGATCCTGTCGGCATTGAGCGGATGACGGCGAAAATGCTTTTGCGGCTGGTGAAGATCGACCGGGTGCCGTGTCGGGCGGCCAATATCCTCAAGCAGGAGATGCTGGCACTTGGCGGCGATACTGCTGTGGCGCGCGGCACTGTTGCTTGTTCCCTGCCGACGACAGATGTTATTCTGATCGGGACCCTCAAGCAGTTGGAACTGTTGGCCCGGCGGCTCGGCGTTCAGCCGTTTGGCCTGGCGGATCTTGGTCAGGAGCTGATTCAGTTGCTGGCGTGGCTGGACAAACCGGCGACATTGTTGCGCGGGCGGACGGTCGAACTTGACCTCTCCCGGCCACGAATCATGGGCATTTTGAACGCAACGCCCGATTCCTTTTCCGATGGTGGCCGTTACAACCGGGTCGATGCGGCGCTGATGCGTGCCGGTGAAATGGTCGCCGAGGGGGCGGACCTGATTGATGTCGGCGGCGAGAGTACGCGCCCCGGTGCCCTGGCCGTGTCGGTCGAAGAAGAACTTGATCGGGTCATCCCGATAATCGAAGCGCTCCATGCCGAGTTTGCTCTGCCGTTGTCGATCGATACCAGCAAAAGTGGCGTAGCGGTAGCGGCCACGACCGCAGGGGTTGAATTCGTCAACGATATCAGCGGATTGCAGTTCGATGCGCAGATGGCCAAGGTGGTTGCCGCGAGTTCGGCCGGACTGATCCTGATGCACACGCGCGGTCGACCCGAGACCATGCAGCACGACACGAAATACCCGGACCTGCTTGGACAGGTGATCAGTGGGCTGCGCGACAGCCTGTCCCGCGCCCTGGCCGCCGGGGTACAAGTGGAGCGGATTGCCGTCGATCCGGGGATCGGTTTTGGCAAGGATGTCGCCGGTAATCTGGAACTGTTGCGCCACCTTGATGAATTGCACAGCCTCGGGCGTCCGCTGTTGCTCGGAACGTCGCGCAAAAGTTTCATCGGCACCATCCTCGGCGAGGATGATCCCGTGCAGCGTTTGTATGGTTCCCTGGCGACAGTGGCTTTGGCCGTCGCTGCCGGAGTTCGGTTGCTGCGTGTCCACGATGTGCGGGCCTCACGTGAGGCGGCGCTGACCGCCTGGGCGGTTGTCTCCGGACAACGTCCATAA
- the ftsH gene encoding ATP-dependent zinc metalloprotease FtsH, whose protein sequence is MNQFYKNIALWLVISLVMIMLFNMMTQRDQGQKPITYTTFMAEVESGSVRDITIQGQNIEGHYQDDTAFKTFVPNDPNLITELRGRGVVIQARADEDRSFWFTLLVSWGPILLLIGVWIFFMRQMQSGGGKAMSFGKSRAKLLNETSARVTFDDVAGIDEAKDELEEVVSFLRDPKKFSRLGGRIPKGVLLVGAPGTGKTLLARAIAGEAGAPFFSISGSDFVEMFVGVGASRVRDLFVQGKKNAPCIIFIDEIDAVGRHRGAGLGGGHDEREQTLNQLLVEMDGFESNEGVILIAATNRPDVLDPALLRPGRFDRQVVVPHPDIRGRFKILTVHARKVPLSENVNLEVIAKGTPGFSGADLANLVNEGALLAARADKQTVDMEDLEAAKDKVMMGAERRSMVITEDEKKVTAYHEAGHAVVALFLPDADPVHKVSIIPRGRAMGITMYLPREEKYNQSKEGLQAHICTLLGGRIAEDLLLGSITTGASNDIERATIVARRMVCEWGMSDTLGPLAFGEKQGEIFLGRDMAHTKNYSEATAIEIDTEIRAIVQQAYDRTKKILTDNREGLLRVADALLERENLDGAEVNALVEGETLPPVEVYVAPVAPAATQKKSAPAADADQSGAQTTNAPEEQQDDPEDPPA, encoded by the coding sequence GTGAACCAATTTTACAAGAATATTGCGCTTTGGCTGGTGATCTCACTGGTCATGATCATGCTTTTCAATATGATGACCCAGCGCGATCAGGGGCAGAAGCCGATAACCTATACAACTTTCATGGCCGAAGTCGAGTCGGGCAGCGTCAGGGATATTACGATTCAGGGTCAGAATATCGAGGGTCATTATCAGGACGACACCGCATTCAAGACGTTTGTGCCGAATGATCCGAACCTGATTACTGAACTGCGCGGACGTGGCGTGGTGATTCAGGCCCGCGCGGATGAGGATCGCAGTTTCTGGTTTACCCTGCTGGTTTCCTGGGGACCGATCCTGTTGCTGATCGGCGTATGGATTTTCTTCATGCGGCAGATGCAGTCGGGTGGCGGCAAGGCGATGAGCTTCGGCAAGAGCCGGGCGAAACTGCTCAATGAGACGTCGGCGCGGGTGACGTTTGATGATGTTGCCGGGATCGATGAAGCCAAGGACGAACTCGAAGAGGTCGTTTCGTTTCTCAGGGATCCGAAGAAGTTTTCCCGCCTCGGTGGACGCATCCCCAAAGGGGTGTTGCTGGTGGGCGCGCCGGGGACCGGCAAGACCTTGCTGGCGCGGGCCATTGCCGGCGAAGCAGGGGCTCCGTTCTTCTCAATTTCCGGTTCCGATTTCGTCGAAATGTTCGTCGGAGTCGGTGCCAGCCGGGTGCGCGATCTCTTTGTACAGGGGAAAAAAAATGCGCCGTGCATCATTTTTATCGACGAAATCGATGCGGTTGGTCGGCACCGCGGGGCGGGTCTCGGCGGTGGACACGACGAGCGCGAACAGACCCTCAACCAGTTACTGGTCGAGATGGATGGTTTCGAGTCGAATGAGGGGGTTATTCTGATTGCTGCGACCAACCGCCCCGACGTGCTTGATCCCGCCCTGCTGCGTCCCGGTCGTTTTGACCGGCAGGTGGTGGTTCCGCATCCCGACATCAGGGGACGGTTCAAAATTCTTACGGTACATGCCCGCAAGGTGCCGCTGTCCGAGAATGTCAATCTGGAGGTTATTGCCAAGGGAACACCAGGTTTTTCCGGTGCCGATCTGGCCAATCTGGTCAACGAGGGCGCACTTTTGGCAGCGCGGGCCGATAAGCAGACGGTCGATATGGAAGATCTTGAAGCGGCCAAGGACAAGGTGATGATGGGTGCCGAGCGGCGCTCGATGGTGATTACCGAAGATGAAAAGAAAGTAACCGCCTATCACGAGGCCGGGCACGCGGTTGTTGCGCTCTTCCTGCCCGATGCTGATCCGGTGCACAAGGTATCGATCATTCCGCGCGGGCGCGCCATGGGGATCACCATGTATCTGCCGCGCGAGGAAAAATACAATCAGAGCAAGGAAGGGTTGCAGGCACATATCTGCACCTTGCTGGGCGGTCGGATTGCCGAGGATCTGTTGCTTGGCAGTATCACCACTGGAGCCAGTAACGATATTGAGCGGGCAACGATCGTTGCCCGGCGCATGGTTTGTGAGTGGGGGATGAGCGACACGTTGGGACCGTTGGCCTTCGGTGAAAAACAAGGCGAAATTTTTCTTGGACGTGATATGGCGCATACCAAGAATTACAGTGAAGCCACGGCGATCGAGATCGATACCGAAATCCGCGCCATCGTCCAACAGGCGTATGACCGCACCAAGAAAATTCTCACCGACAATCGCGAAGGGCTGCTTCGCGTTGCCGATGCGCTGCTGGAGCGTGAAAACCTCGACGGGGCTGAAGTCAATGCGCTGGTCGAGGGAGAGACGCTCCCTCCGGTCGAAGTTTATGTTGCCCCGGTTGCACCGGCGGCGACGCAAAAAAAATCGGCACCTGCGGCAGACGCTGATCAAAGCGGTGCGCAGACAACGAATGCACCGGAAGAGCAGCAGGATGATCCGGAGGATCCGCCGGCCTGA
- the glmM gene encoding phosphoglucosamine mutase translates to MTKKLFGTDGVRGVANTYPMTTEIAMQLGRAAAHIFKKHNARRHRIVIGKDTRLSGYMIENALASGICSMGVDVILVGPLPTPGIAFLTASLRADAGVVISASHNLYQDNGIKFFSNNGFKLPDALEIEIESLLDDSRLDALRPTAAEVGKAVRLDDAVGRYIVFLKHTFPKHLDLNGLKIVLDCAHGAAYKVAPAVLRELGAEVITIGVTPDGMNINAGCGSLYPEVVAAAVREHHADLGIALDGDADRVIFVDEHGREVDGDHIMAICATDLLERGALARKTLVSTVMSNMGLDIAMRKAGGKMIRTAVGDRYVVEAMRHGGYSLGGEQSGHMIFLDHNTTGDGTLSALQVLAIIQRSGKRLSELAQVMTALPQILLNIRVAERKDLGDVPEVSRVIKAVEAELGKNGRVLIRYSGTEPLLRIMLEGPQQHRIEELANDIAVAVVQHLGGHREGT, encoded by the coding sequence ATGACGAAGAAACTGTTTGGAACCGATGGGGTTCGCGGGGTTGCCAACACCTATCCAATGACAACCGAGATAGCTATGCAACTCGGGCGCGCGGCGGCGCATATTTTTAAAAAACACAATGCTCGGCGGCACCGGATTGTCATCGGCAAAGATACCCGGCTTTCGGGGTATATGATCGAGAACGCATTGGCATCGGGAATTTGTTCAATGGGGGTCGATGTGATTCTGGTTGGTCCCCTGCCGACTCCGGGGATTGCTTTTCTGACTGCATCACTACGGGCAGATGCCGGCGTGGTGATCTCCGCTTCGCACAATCTCTACCAGGATAACGGCATTAAGTTTTTCTCAAATAATGGGTTCAAGCTGCCGGATGCACTCGAAATCGAGATCGAATCATTGCTCGACGACAGCCGCCTTGACGCACTGCGTCCGACCGCTGCTGAAGTCGGCAAAGCCGTACGTCTTGACGATGCCGTTGGCCGCTATATCGTTTTTTTGAAGCACACTTTCCCTAAACATCTCGATCTTAACGGTTTAAAAATCGTCCTTGATTGTGCCCATGGCGCGGCCTACAAAGTTGCTCCCGCAGTGCTGCGCGAGTTGGGTGCCGAGGTGATCACCATCGGGGTGACCCCGGATGGGATGAATATTAACGCCGGTTGTGGATCGCTCTACCCCGAAGTTGTGGCCGCAGCGGTGCGTGAGCATCACGCCGATCTCGGGATTGCCCTGGATGGTGATGCCGACCGGGTGATTTTCGTAGACGAGCATGGCCGAGAAGTTGATGGGGATCATATCATGGCAATTTGTGCAACCGATCTGCTTGAACGGGGGGCATTGGCGCGCAAGACACTGGTCTCGACTGTGATGAGCAATATGGGGCTGGATATCGCCATGCGCAAAGCCGGTGGCAAAATGATCCGGACGGCGGTCGGTGACCGTTATGTCGTCGAAGCGATGCGTCATGGCGGTTACAGCCTGGGCGGCGAGCAATCAGGACATATGATTTTTCTCGATCATAATACCACCGGTGACGGCACGCTTTCGGCGTTGCAGGTGCTGGCGATCATTCAGCGCTCGGGTAAACGCTTGTCAGAACTGGCGCAGGTCATGACCGCTTTGCCGCAGATTCTGCTCAATATCAGAGTCGCGGAGCGCAAAGATCTTGGGGATGTTCCGGAAGTTTCCCGGGTGATCAAAGCGGTCGAAGCGGAACTTGGCAAGAATGGCCGGGTGCTGATCCGCTACTCGGGAACCGAGCCACTGTTACGGATCATGCTCGAAGGGCCGCAACAGCACCGGATTGAAGAGCTGGCGAATGATATCGCTGTCGCCGTTGTGCAGCATCTTGGCGGGCATCGGGAAGGGACATAA
- a CDS encoding pyridoxine 5'-phosphate synthase, with amino-acid sequence MAKLGVNVDHIATVRQARGTIEPDPVTAALLAELAGADGITVHLREDRRHIQDRDVEILRATVQTRLNLEMAATDEMVAIAERLLPDQVTLVPEKRQELTTEGGLDVIGKAAQLRPYIARLGQAGIVVSLFVDPDAAQIKASREVGGNAVEIHTGTYCDAPTEARRAIELEKIRQAISYGHESALVVNAGHGLNYRNVQQVVALGGVEEYNIGHAIISRALLVGLDRAVREMATLVRC; translated from the coding sequence ATGGCGAAGCTGGGGGTCAATGTTGATCATATTGCCACAGTTCGTCAGGCACGGGGAACGATCGAGCCTGATCCGGTTACTGCGGCACTCCTTGCGGAACTGGCCGGAGCGGACGGGATTACCGTTCACCTGCGCGAGGACCGGCGGCACATCCAGGATCGTGATGTTGAAATTTTGCGCGCGACGGTGCAGACGCGTCTCAACCTGGAGATGGCGGCGACTGACGAAATGGTGGCTATCGCCGAGCGGTTGCTTCCTGACCAGGTGACACTGGTGCCGGAAAAACGTCAGGAATTGACGACTGAAGGCGGTCTGGATGTCATCGGGAAGGCAGCCCAGCTGCGTCCTTACATTGCCCGCCTGGGTCAGGCGGGGATTGTTGTCAGCCTCTTTGTCGATCCAGATGCCGCGCAGATCAAGGCGTCACGGGAGGTGGGCGGCAATGCTGTCGAGATCCACACCGGCACCTATTGTGATGCCCCGACCGAGGCGCGGCGGGCCATTGAACTGGAAAAAATACGTCAGGCGATTAGCTACGGTCACGAGTCAGCCTTGGTGGTGAACGCCGGGCACGGTCTGAACTACCGGAATGTCCAGCAGGTGGTCGCTCTTGGCGGCGTAGAAGAGTACAATATCGGTCATGCCATTATCTCTCGTGCGCTACTGGTCGGGCTGGACCGCGCGGTGCGGGAGATGGCAACACTGGTGCGGTGCTGA
- the cdaA gene encoding diadenylate cyclase CdaA: MSALFDISNHFRWVLDLVDIALVAFIIYRIILLIKGTRAVQMLLGLAVILGVYVTAQVVGLYTLRWILDNFLSSIILVIIVIFQSDIRRALIHVGRNPFFADLSYKEEGAVLDELAKACLFLSGRRIGALIVIERETGLKDFLEVGVELDAQVSGEIISSIFLPNSPIHDGALVIQQGRMTRAGCFLPLSQEPGISKALGTRHRAALGLTELVDAVAIVVSEETGKISVSVGGRLTRNLDGPTLRKVLARLFEPRHNKA, from the coding sequence ATGAGCGCACTTTTCGACATCTCAAATCATTTCCGTTGGGTCCTCGACCTGGTCGATATCGCTCTCGTTGCGTTTATCATCTATCGTATTATTTTATTGATCAAAGGAACCCGCGCAGTGCAAATGCTGCTCGGTCTGGCGGTCATTCTCGGTGTCTATGTCACTGCGCAAGTTGTCGGGCTCTACACGTTGCGCTGGATTCTCGATAACTTCCTTTCATCAATTATCCTGGTCATTATTGTTATTTTTCAAAGCGACATTCGTCGTGCGCTGATCCATGTGGGGCGTAATCCGTTTTTTGCCGATCTCAGCTACAAGGAGGAGGGCGCGGTTCTGGATGAGTTGGCCAAGGCCTGTCTGTTTCTCTCCGGGCGACGGATTGGCGCGCTGATCGTGATTGAACGCGAGACCGGTCTCAAGGATTTTCTGGAAGTCGGGGTGGAGCTTGATGCCCAGGTTTCGGGAGAGATTATTTCTTCGATCTTTTTACCGAATTCCCCGATTCATGACGGTGCGCTGGTGATTCAACAGGGGCGGATGACACGCGCCGGATGTTTCCTTCCGCTCAGTCAGGAGCCGGGGATCAGCAAGGCTCTCGGTACGCGACACCGTGCCGCACTGGGGTTGACCGAACTGGTCGATGCGGTTGCGATTGTGGTTTCGGAGGAGACGGGCAAGATCTCGGTGAGTGTTGGCGGGCGATTGACGCGTAATCTCGATGGCCCGACGCTGCGCAAGGTTCTGGCGCGACTGTTTGAACCGCGGCATAATAAAGCATAG